The following are from one region of the Megachile rotundata isolate GNS110a chromosome 15, iyMegRotu1, whole genome shotgun sequence genome:
- the LOC100883440 gene encoding uncharacterized protein LOC100883440 isoform X1, giving the protein MRLRGTLVLLVIASVVYGQNATVITSDGLQGYDPQFMVGCYFPAEFQGEFVTQVSGKEAGDTSSEPIQYSTINITFNAIPVWGYCHRRVGDNVLLMDRYGDGDCIRCFRLLRRSRNVIEVFSENLNKCYTSESTALASCDKLNSTSILYRTKEIGSVSISNEYCPISGQYHFKYSVNNGSERVIECNSFSSSFNNCPDGSVLRLHFNRCTFESHSNISFILYNKFQAHLPNIVIIILANLTFNCLGNWPGPNGSTYFALLDNNAVSEGRPQYRCGLFHVDNKKGKTYMALSSDSSCTQDLDNSTSGYETLILSKIPTQKKMPNYVQTHVATFPKWAQGLWEESLIVNGTMTFTDLNGYNSYTFITVDSNEETGRYIVYSKDQCEQAAYVCLMMRQRSENVLEFRIGMVLSPVYQTYLCDDPNLDKPVWMTQARVERVVESPCPITGQYMGMITDLSGMCAELSSNCNTREIMYFKVTDCESGELYEERTYLCLGQWEEKGVMYTYTMRNDTSTNECFVGLIVNDEEIYIKEAGDHCMRNIDPKQEGMRLYKKGQCYGNSPSPAPTPMKPSSHNPIMRITTTPRSRLSGTPSISGNNIPSFASSRATASYGFVIFLMAITALRNIYVYI; this is encoded by the exons ATGAGGCTGAGAGGAACGCTCGTGCTGTTGGTCATTGCCAGTGTTGTCTACGGTCAGA ATGCGACTGTGATCACGAGCGACGGCCTTCAAGGCTACGACCCCCAGTTCATGGTCGGCTGTTACTTTCCCGCGGAATTTCAGGGTGAATTCGTGACACAGGTGAGCGGAAAGGAAGCCGGTGACACGAGCAGCGAGCCCATTCAATATTCCACCATCAACATCACGTTCAACGCAATACCTGTGTGGGGTTATTGTCACAGGAGGGTCGGCGATAACGTGTTGCTAATGGACAG ATACGGCGATGGCGACTGCATCCGATGCTTCCGTTTGCTCAGGAGATCACGCAACGTTATAGAAGTGTTTTCGGAGAATCTGAATAAATGTTATACCTCGGAGTCTACGGCTCTGGCGTCCTGTGATAAATTAAATTCCACGTCCATTTTATATC gTACCAAAGAAATTGGGAGTGTTTCCATCAGCAACGAATATTGTCCCATAAGTGGACAGTATCACTTCAAGTACAGTGTCAATAACGGATCTGAAAGGGTCATTGAATGCAACAGCTTTTCATCCTCCTTCAACAATTGTCCTGATGGTTCCGTTTTGCGGCTGCATTTCAATCGCTGCACCTTTGAGTCTCACAGTAATATCTCTttcattttgtataataaattccAGGCACATTTACCAAATATTGTCATTATAATTTTAGCAAATTTAACATTCAACTGTTTGGGGAACTGGCCTGGTCCAAATGGATCCACTTACTTTGCTCTTTTGGATAATAATGCAGTCAGTGAGGGCAGACCGCAATACAGATGTGGG CTGTTCCATGTAGATAACAAGAAAGGAAAGACATACATGGCACTTAGCAGCGACTCGAGTTGCACGCAAGATTTAGATAATTCAACTAGTGGATATGAAACATTGATACTTAGTAAAATTCCGACTCAAAAGAAAATGCCAAATTATGTACAGACTCATGTGGCAAC aTTTCCAAAATGGGCACAAGGTTTATGGGAAGAATCTCTCATAGTCAATGGGACTATGACCTTTACTGATCTTAATGGCTACAACAGTTATACCTTCATTACAGTAGACTCGAATGAAGAAACGGGTCGTTATATTGTTTATTCTAAGGATCAATG TGAACAAGCTGCTTATGTCTGTTTGATGATGAGACAAAGAAGTGAAAATGTATTAGAATTCAGAATAG gAATGGTATTAAGTCCAGTTTACCAAACTTACTTGTGTGATGATCCTAATTTGGATAAACCAGTTTGGATGACACAAGCAC GAGTTGAACGTGTAGTTGAATCCCCTTGTCCAATTACTGGTCAATATATGGGCATGATAACTGACTTATCAGGAATGTGTGCTGAATTGAGTAGTAATTGTAATACTCGCGAAATAATGTATTTCAAAGTTACCGATTGCGAGTCTGGTGAACTTTATGAAG aacGGACATACTTATGCTTAGGGCAATGGGAAGAGAAGGGTGTAATGTATACGTACACTATGAGAAACGATACTAGTACTAACGAATGTTTTGTTGGTTTAATCGTGAACGACGAAGAAATATATATCAAAGAAGCAGGAGATCATTGCATGCGAAATATTGATCCAAAACAAGAAGGAATGCGTCTTTATAAGAAAG gTCAATGTTATGGAAATTCTCCAAGTCCAGCACCAACTCCAATGAAACCGAGTTCTCATAATCCAATAATGAGAATTACAACCACACCACGGTCCAGGTTATCag GTACTCCCAGTATATCAGGAAATAACATTCCATCGTTTGCTTCGAGCAGAGCAACTGCGTCCTATGGTTTTGTAATATTTCTAATGGCAATTACAGCCCTTAGAAATATTTACGTGTATATTTGA
- the LOC100883440 gene encoding uncharacterized protein LOC100883440 isoform X2 yields MRLRGTLVLLVIASVVYGQNATVITSDGLQGYDPQFMVGCYFPAEFQGEFVTQVSGKEAGDTSSEPIQYSTINITFNAIPVWGYCHRRVGDNVLLMDRYGDGDCIRCFRLLRRSRNVIEVFSENLNKCYTSESTALASCDKLNSTSILYRTKEIGSVSISNEYCPISGQYHFKYSVNNGSERVIECNSFSSSFNNCPDGSVLRLHFNRCTFESHTNLTFNCLGNWPGPNGSTYFALLDNNAVSEGRPQYRCGLFHVDNKKGKTYMALSSDSSCTQDLDNSTSGYETLILSKIPTQKKMPNYVQTHVATFPKWAQGLWEESLIVNGTMTFTDLNGYNSYTFITVDSNEETGRYIVYSKDQCEQAAYVCLMMRQRSENVLEFRIGMVLSPVYQTYLCDDPNLDKPVWMTQARVERVVESPCPITGQYMGMITDLSGMCAELSSNCNTREIMYFKVTDCESGELYEERTYLCLGQWEEKGVMYTYTMRNDTSTNECFVGLIVNDEEIYIKEAGDHCMRNIDPKQEGMRLYKKGQCYGNSPSPAPTPMKPSSHNPIMRITTTPRSRLSGTPSISGNNIPSFASSRATASYGFVIFLMAITALRNIYVYI; encoded by the exons ATGAGGCTGAGAGGAACGCTCGTGCTGTTGGTCATTGCCAGTGTTGTCTACGGTCAGA ATGCGACTGTGATCACGAGCGACGGCCTTCAAGGCTACGACCCCCAGTTCATGGTCGGCTGTTACTTTCCCGCGGAATTTCAGGGTGAATTCGTGACACAGGTGAGCGGAAAGGAAGCCGGTGACACGAGCAGCGAGCCCATTCAATATTCCACCATCAACATCACGTTCAACGCAATACCTGTGTGGGGTTATTGTCACAGGAGGGTCGGCGATAACGTGTTGCTAATGGACAG ATACGGCGATGGCGACTGCATCCGATGCTTCCGTTTGCTCAGGAGATCACGCAACGTTATAGAAGTGTTTTCGGAGAATCTGAATAAATGTTATACCTCGGAGTCTACGGCTCTGGCGTCCTGTGATAAATTAAATTCCACGTCCATTTTATATC gTACCAAAGAAATTGGGAGTGTTTCCATCAGCAACGAATATTGTCCCATAAGTGGACAGTATCACTTCAAGTACAGTGTCAATAACGGATCTGAAAGGGTCATTGAATGCAACAGCTTTTCATCCTCCTTCAACAATTGTCCTGATGGTTCCGTTTTGCGGCTGCATTTCAATCGCTGCACCTTTGAGTCTCACA CAAATTTAACATTCAACTGTTTGGGGAACTGGCCTGGTCCAAATGGATCCACTTACTTTGCTCTTTTGGATAATAATGCAGTCAGTGAGGGCAGACCGCAATACAGATGTGGG CTGTTCCATGTAGATAACAAGAAAGGAAAGACATACATGGCACTTAGCAGCGACTCGAGTTGCACGCAAGATTTAGATAATTCAACTAGTGGATATGAAACATTGATACTTAGTAAAATTCCGACTCAAAAGAAAATGCCAAATTATGTACAGACTCATGTGGCAAC aTTTCCAAAATGGGCACAAGGTTTATGGGAAGAATCTCTCATAGTCAATGGGACTATGACCTTTACTGATCTTAATGGCTACAACAGTTATACCTTCATTACAGTAGACTCGAATGAAGAAACGGGTCGTTATATTGTTTATTCTAAGGATCAATG TGAACAAGCTGCTTATGTCTGTTTGATGATGAGACAAAGAAGTGAAAATGTATTAGAATTCAGAATAG gAATGGTATTAAGTCCAGTTTACCAAACTTACTTGTGTGATGATCCTAATTTGGATAAACCAGTTTGGATGACACAAGCAC GAGTTGAACGTGTAGTTGAATCCCCTTGTCCAATTACTGGTCAATATATGGGCATGATAACTGACTTATCAGGAATGTGTGCTGAATTGAGTAGTAATTGTAATACTCGCGAAATAATGTATTTCAAAGTTACCGATTGCGAGTCTGGTGAACTTTATGAAG aacGGACATACTTATGCTTAGGGCAATGGGAAGAGAAGGGTGTAATGTATACGTACACTATGAGAAACGATACTAGTACTAACGAATGTTTTGTTGGTTTAATCGTGAACGACGAAGAAATATATATCAAAGAAGCAGGAGATCATTGCATGCGAAATATTGATCCAAAACAAGAAGGAATGCGTCTTTATAAGAAAG gTCAATGTTATGGAAATTCTCCAAGTCCAGCACCAACTCCAATGAAACCGAGTTCTCATAATCCAATAATGAGAATTACAACCACACCACGGTCCAGGTTATCag GTACTCCCAGTATATCAGGAAATAACATTCCATCGTTTGCTTCGAGCAGAGCAACTGCGTCCTATGGTTTTGTAATATTTCTAATGGCAATTACAGCCCTTAGAAATATTTACGTGTATATTTGA